A window of Belonocnema kinseyi isolate 2016_QV_RU_SX_M_011 chromosome 9, B_treatae_v1, whole genome shotgun sequence contains these coding sequences:
- the LOC117180712 gene encoding uncharacterized protein LOC117180712, whose translation MEFPVSLLFLLIICYSGNILGQNPETVNVLEPIGVILTSKAYSEVCHIQGLYARPQALQIYYHWAYLKSKTDEYIEKSRLCRDDSKMYFLSKSMVKKFCDSQADQLRVAHSVHNSICSVIQQVTEAWRNGRTTRMHNVVV comes from the exons atggagttTCCAGTTTCTCTGTTGTTCCTATTGATTATTT GTTATTCTGGGAACATTTTGGGTCAAAATCCTGAAACCGTAAATGTACTGGAACCTATTGGCGTTATTCTTACTTCAAAAGCGTACAGCGAAGTTTGCCACATACAAGGTTTATATGCTAGACCACAGGCATTACAAATTTACTACCATTGGGCCTACTTGAAATCTAAAACTGATGAATATATTGAGAAATCCCGACTGTGCCGAGATGAttcgaagatgtattttttatcgaaaagcaTGGTAAAGAAATTCTGCGATTCACAAGCAGATCAATTAAGAGTTGCACATTCAGTTCATAACAGTATTTGCAGCGTGATTCAACAAgt CACTGAGGCCTGGCGCAATGGTCGTACAACACGCATGCATAATGTGGTTGTTTGA